A genomic region of Lytechinus pictus isolate F3 Inbred chromosome 2, Lp3.0, whole genome shotgun sequence contains the following coding sequences:
- the LOC135153181 gene encoding LOW QUALITY PROTEIN: zinc finger protein SNAI2-like (The sequence of the model RefSeq protein was modified relative to this genomic sequence to represent the inferred CDS: inserted 1 base in 1 codon; deleted 1 base in 1 codon): MPRSFLVKKNAKQAASGLKKLQHGIATTAYDPGVVSVASFPEMSVAAPINIPHPVIHKPEPLQAIPNPSAYWRHHQNVIYSPSSPFEADTFPHIHKGYSPPPPFSQPLHAHLPQPSLHHLLTPTPIIDDENRMITSLSPXPASSSPSSSISTPTATSSASANIPVTPTGSATTAKPEKEIKKRRSNKNGEDSTKYHCPDCGKEYSTFGGLSKHRQLHCDAQNKKTFNCKYCDKEYMSLGALKMHIRTHTLPCKCKFCGKAFSRPWLLQGHIRTHTGEKPFSCPHCQRAFADRSNLRAHLQTHSEVKKYSCKSCGKTFSRMSLLNKHEESGCISSGSD; the protein is encoded by the exons ATGCCGAGGTCTTTTCTCGTGAAAAAGAACGCAAAGCAAGCTGCTTCGGGTTTGAAAAAGTTGCAACATGGAATTGCTACAACAG cATACGATCCAGGTGTTGTGTCAGTGGCAAGTTTCCCCGAAATGTCGGTGGCAGCCCCCATCAACATACCGCACCCTGTCATTCACAAGCCAGAACCTCTTCAAGCCATTCCCAACCCATCGGCCTACTGGCGACATCATCAAAACGTGATCTACAGCCCGTCATCGCCGTTCGAAGCCGATACATTCCCGCATATCCACAAAGGTTACAGCCCTCCTCCACCGTTCTCTCAACCACTTCACGCCCACCTCCCGCAACCCTCGCTGCACCATCTCTTAACCCCGACACCGATCATCGATGATGAGAACAGGATGATCACTTCGCTGTCGC AACCAGCATcgtcatcaccctcatcatctaTCTCAACACCGACAGCAACATCTTCA GCGTCCGCAAACATCCCAGTGACACCCACCGGCTCTGCCACGACAGCGAAACCtgagaaagagataaaaaagAGACGCAGCAACAAGAACGGCGAAGACAGCACCAAGTACCACTGTCCCGACTGCGGGAAGGAATACTCGACGTTCGGAGGGTTGAGCAAGCACAGGCAGCTGCACTGTGACGCCCAGAACAAGAAAACCTTCAACTGCAAATACTGCGACAAGGAATACATGTCCCTGGGAGCCCTCAAAATGCACATCAGGACACATACCCTGCCGTGCAAGTGCAAGTTCTGCGGAAAGGCTTTCTCGCGACCTTGGTTGCTGCAGGGTCATATTCGCACCCACACCGGCGAGAAACCGTTCTCTTGCCCGCACTGCCAGAGAGCATTCGCAGACCGGTCAAACCTTCGTGCCCATCTTCAAACCCACTCAGAAGTCAAGAAGTACAGCTGCAAGTCCTGTGGGAAGACTTTCTCCAGGATGTCGCTCCTCAACAAGCACGAGGAGTCCGGTTGCATCTCTTCAGGTAGTGACTGA